gactgcagctgctcaggttaagaaagatggggcccatcgtgacagtgagatttgtctgccctaagttattttctttaaaagctagacgtctatttcacacctaatcacatcctaaaatcagttctgaggtagatcagatgcatctgtctccaaagacattcatttttttccgcagaagagcctagagtgactaagtcagggttacatTTGCcggcttccatcggcattaaatagatgacgtcctccctcagtttcccaattcgtatatgaaggatttttttgactgacttggtaattcactgacctctgttaaaacatgcaaattcttgcaaagaggctttactcactggatttccagtgatgaaatttctggtgagataggacttggagggtcatcaagaggtcacccaggacatcttctgtccctataaaaacttaatcgtaaccactcctgagagaaatgagcccaagctgtccttaaaagactcctgtgataggaattcttgaccatccctggaggatggtgactcttcctacagcttgaggtttctttctttttttcctttaatgaggatttctcttttacttgttttttggaatacacagaagttaaaaaaggagagaaaatatctagattacaaacggactgttttagcattcacaatgctaggaagccagagcagtggacctaatggccctttacacatgggaaatccatacaactatcagcttggagtaaggaagaactccgagaagcgttaactggataggtccatgcatatgcttgtccagttgaatactcagctactcctttgactgttatttcttatggagaaaccctgaaatgcctttgtgatatcattataaaagcattgactgacaactgtttctttaaaatatatttacttaaacttttcagtcaagacagaactcattctcctcctttgcccctttctttcacgccttcccttcaccaagcctccacacctccctcctccagccccaagagcccttcaggtggaagatttcctgggagagggttaaagattggtacttaaatggttttcttctcagccctttgtgcagctgctggggtatgaaagcatcattcagcacacccaggtcacatcatccacacagcctattaaaccacttctcacacaggcaggaaacatcaagatacacttgtgacacacgaaagcaagtaataaattagatgggactggattatacactaacagccacctcctaagcaagttttggaagctttccagaagccattctatgttctttaaaggcgctgtgctctaacacattcataccaggggagacagaagttgaggagataaagttgtacagccttgcacaaaaaattagatctctaaacacaggtgaggtaagttttgcagcttctctggcttcttgcttcgcttcgctttgctttgctttgctttgctttcctcttccttttcctttcttcttgcacaaatgtgaaaatacagaaagaaacttccactgaagttatcaactgtctctagttatctttggctagaatcatatacagagctagttctacagccgcagattcgattgcttcgatattattcttttgtttcccataaccacctgagattttagggaagaatgcatgcagtaaggagatggtgcaatttctcaccctttttgagatgttaagagtacacatgagattcattttattttgcagctgattgcattatgtcatatagctcaggtctacccctgcaaaggcacttgaagagataagccataagtggtggcaatcctctactgaattagtcattctagtaatcctcttggagtcaacagtaagaaacaggTACCTGcaacacatgattcatcacatctacaagtagactggtcaggtgtaatatgcctagcttaggtataggtgcctacatgacttaaggcgatgagatgagatcagacagatgggtagtttgttaaatgcagtttggcgGTGATGGAAAGGaacttatcaagcaagatacatggtcgagctgtctgaattgtgaatcggtccttttgtagatgcacaccttgtttttagctcaggagtttgccatctgctggtattcaggcatacagtttcccctgaccatttctctctcggtcactcctttctgactgcctaaatatggccctgcgattgctgtggtatgcttccagtgatgctctggcttggatggagcccagctatttcttttcgactgggtactgcacagccataaaggtgtgctcatttcatccctgtcatttattctgttgagaagtctacgtcattgctcaatggaaggaagaggggtagaaaggatcacaacttggtaagacgagggagaaactgatctcccgttgttcttactgatccttttccttgtagaaatatctgaaggggaaccatccatgtaaattttacccttctgcttgaaaaactttcatctagtgtaagtacaactgtaagcataggaaaagtccctaactttgcccacttcctctctcggcttcactttgtgggtttgaaagtaatcttgggttttctcagtttcagtgtttcctgtggatgcttcatcactttgtgcctgcacgagaatttctgattatgctgcagattgaagtagttggtagataacttggcttaactgaatcattccgccAGTTCCGCCAATGTGAAGTACTACATTAAGtaatatgtgtaatttttttcccctccatgatagataaccttcccagaactcatttttccgcctgtgacatttcatatttacgtttcaaaatgtatatagacaagagagttcttttctctgcatgtgggtatatttcccttctaaacaagaattcaaagatcatgtgtacttataaagcaaatcatcattctgagcaatatttccaggtattcttaaagacatccattttacaaagattgctgtcagggactttgtctcccctgagggcaaacatgctgcattatctgccttgtagtgcccaaggtgaacactctggctttgtccttagtgcatggaaggctactagccatggagccagtctttcaaaatcctggagcaccaggattaaggaacatatcacagagtgcacctatctccgtgccaccaaagccatggcagaagctttgtactgtggagaattaaatagccgttaaaaaaaaatacatgacagaaactaaacacttcataagcttaatactaatgctatatctttcttggtttgtatccacttctgatatagaactcattattaataatgaaaaaatgctgatgaatcatgtgtctgtctttgttttcccaggtgtgtaagctgtatattgcatattgccacccgactgaccaacatggagaatgtaagcagtgtgaaggaattcattcttctgggcctttcaaagaaccaaggggtgcagaaaatatgttttgtggtgtttttgttcttctatattgttactgtggcaggaaatctgctcatcgttgtcactgtagtcagcagtcaacgtctgaactcccccatgtatttctttctctgccacctgtccattgcagatctttgcttctcttctgccacagctcccaaaatgattgctgacttccttgttgagaagaaaaccatttcctttgggggttgcatggcacagctattttgggaacatatctccggcggcgctgaggtcttcatcctcacagtgatggcctatgatcgctactttgccatatgcagacccctgcactacaccaccctcatgaccaggcgtgtgtgtggctggatggtgatgggttcatgggtggggggctttgtgcactccctggtgcagaccctcgtaaccgttagcctccctttttgcggccccaacaaaattgaccactacctctgtgatgtccgtcccctactacaactggcctgtaccgacacctatgttgcgggcgtcattgtcgttgccaatactggaatgatttgtttggtctctttcatcatcctggtcacatcctacatggtcattttgttatccttgaaaagacgaacgtccgaagggaggaacaaagccctctccacctgtgggtcccacattactgtggtgattctcttctttgggccatgcacattcacctacacacgcccatccagcagtctctcggaggagaagaggttagctgtgttttacactgtcatcacgcccatgctgaacccactcatctacacactgagaaatgaggagatgaaaagtgccatgagaaaactgtggaatagaaaagtctggagtgaaaagggtgaggtgtagaactgtggtaacattttctcaggagctgagaaaatcgagTCTCTCTCACtacaattccattttggaaaatttactgaaagctcccttttgaagaaaagcttggttttagctgttgcagtagttaggaagacactgaaagctcatgttttgattggaatggcattgtaaactctgtgactagcagggcttccctttatgttctctttttgaatagcacaggcccaggactggggcttccaagcactgctgagacaccagcaaataaagaaatgaatgctatcaaaaatattaaaatgtgttccaggcagagcatcctgttagtccgagctctcccagatgtaaactttccgtcagacaaactccatctactctgtaatctactcagctaggaaacgatggcccaaggtgtctgcaaggccttcaaggtcccctgctgctggaagcaattgtaccaaaggcttccttccccttttctttggagtaaatgccttcttaggagtactgcattgtcatatgctgaatccatgggttagcaattaaactgctgatattagatgctggttgggtcatttgctgatgcagatgatatgaggagaagcttctccccttcccattccagtgcaactctctgcctttctgtagTAGTTcccctatcactaatgccctccttcctagccatcccctctgcccttcatctctgcctcagattttgcattttactgtttagactaatagagaatcaaagatccaagtgaaagataaattgctcaccgtaggaaattgtcgccaccaaagaaagtattggggggcaaagaaagcattggggggcacaattttatgtgtcaatgaaaaaaaagagttatctgggaataattcctgtacgcaggataactcctagcacaacagggcacatctacaggcccaggcaaaggaaggaacatgtattccaagggaatagctggagcagctactactgcaggaaggaagagaagaaatgtgaagatggaagattaaatcatctcagagccagtcacagctgccacagggaggttagttgtagcagctaaggttctccacaaggacgaaggagccacgaggagccgcgggaccctgactcctaccttgccaggaggaaaagagcaaatcaggtgcgtgagggagaaagacatctgtgtaatgcactctgaaagtaactaaagcactttcttttttcttccttcacttcacgttccctataaacacttgcttgcacttgtgttgcaccttaacatggcttaagtgtgattcaagataagaaggtgttccctgcagaggagagcggcagatctacagaccaaaccctgggacaatgtcgcaaatgctctggttccctgaatgtcctctgctctatgcagggggtggcagagtgggttcccatttcacaggcatgcaccagtacactgaagatgtctcagtgtcttctcctcaccgtggtgggttatgtggatggcagccagcaggacggaactgggataaatcccgattctcaaggcttagagggatagtgtccctcaggcctgggccagcatgtccctcacccagcattcacactctgtggacacagctaaaggtgggatcatccccacctatttgtagcagtctaaattcttcatgcaatgaaggacagttgtctagctgagcaccattgtcaacagagagggacaggcgccttcagaggttggtctgtctcacctggggtggggcaggtagaaagacagatggggcccactgacccccttcatactgaaactgctgaggggttagggcacacggccagttcaagctaaggcttataattttaaaactgtttgttttttttaaaatgttttggggaagaatgccatgatttttctgatttctcttccggctgctggatgctagcaggcaacagcgggaccatagcttatggaaggcgtcaacaacaacaacaacatttgattcctctacacattggcccagattcttataatgacttaatatgaggactaaccagctgcttctgtattttgcattgcctgagtaaaaatacctggcaagtagtgaggcctgaccacaaacatttttgaagtcttgaaataattttctcgtttacttcttgtttcaaacgtgtacagaccagatgtctaagtgccaacagtcatatagcacagttctgatatttatttatgctgcaaacatgcaatggtaagagcaagttaataagaaataagaaagcatatgtgaaatattggcttggaagggaaaaaatatctgacacgtgtaagagacatctttactcaaaaaatgtttgattgcaagggtaatgtgaacacaaactcttgcaaatggtcagccatgacattgattttaaatagaaatgtttccaaaagaagcacatagctaatactaaatgaagtccatttatctagacagctctggaaaggaagcaagaaagcaagcaacccccccacaatgtgacatggtctaggtgatcacgctccagagtcaccctgtagagattactctaatagctgtccaaaatatatattttatctccttgtccactgattctttctgacaaagaaaacttcacatgcctctgcgatctcattgcttctggtaagcttgtgcttctgctgtgcaatttacttgaaatatttctgccacaacttccccatctggagagagacagagagttgttcttgcagatgctcttggaagttgtttttgcagaatgagaaatggagctagacattcaggctgtccgtttcatcctctgtagtttccagccctggcagagatgtggactgctctcgtgacacataagaagcagcttgaagctgagaggttttgatgaaactgcctgaagtggtccgagaggtcatcagaggagaatagcaggcaaactgttggagactagcaaatataaactgtgtaagttttctgatcttgcttctttgttttgttcaagcatgactatgaaatcctgcctttgaaaagaggcattactgttgagtgacttttgtgaggtgcattttatgaagtagaaagaactcaattttttttttaccctttgttttaattggtgtcttctttgcttatttttcagttatacgccatttccagaaatatctgtcaaaaggaagtttctggtgttacagagtcaaggagtcaataggtagctgcagcactgcctatgtactcaatcttaacttgtcccctctagctgtacacatcgtggcaacaatgctcttaacacacatgctttgggcctccccacactgctttccctctgcccatggagtggcatggagatagggctggagacacgaaagaatatttcctctgctgctgaagttggagggtggaagaggcagagatctcgtgagaaagaactgattgacctgtgattgtggaacaggattaagagccca
This is a stretch of genomic DNA from Apteryx mantelli isolate bAptMan1 chromosome 4, bAptMan1.hap1, whole genome shotgun sequence. It encodes these proteins:
- the LOC136991793 gene encoding olfactory receptor 4S2-like, encoding MENVSSVKEFILLGLSKNQGVQKICFVVFLFFYIVTVAGNLLIVVTVVSSQRLNSPMYFFLCHLSIADLCFSSATAPKMIADFLVEKKTISFGGCMAQLFWEHISGGAEVFILTVMAYDRYFAICRPLHYTTLMTRRVCGWMVMGSWVGGFVHSLVQTLVTVSLPFCGPNKIDHYLCDVRPLLQLACTDTYVAGVIVVANTGMICLVSFIILVTSYMVILLSLKRRTSEGRNKALSTCGSHITVVILFFGPCTFTYTRPSSSLSEEKRLAVFYTVITPMLNPLIYTLRNEEMKSAMRKLWNRKVWSEKGEV